In Streptomyces sp. RFCAC02, the following proteins share a genomic window:
- a CDS encoding ricin-type beta-trefoil lectin domain protein — protein MKMTLRRGRLALAAAFAALLLCVTGTMTTASAATTYWTFKNHANGKCLTASSSNKVWVATCTGGTSQQWDFVGPNNDWLKNRATGRCMTTDMETHRNAVWTTTCSATYSPARWQYYSNSVFTYPYGDNLRTSPSGSSAVYSVDAWDDAPLEYSEWTGSHN, from the coding sequence ATGAAGATGACCCTCCGGCGCGGCCGTCTGGCCCTCGCCGCCGCCTTCGCGGCTCTCCTGCTCTGTGTCACGGGAACGATGACCACGGCCTCCGCCGCCACCACGTACTGGACGTTCAAGAACCACGCCAACGGCAAGTGTCTGACCGCCTCGTCGAGCAACAAGGTGTGGGTGGCCACCTGCACCGGCGGCACCTCGCAGCAGTGGGACTTCGTAGGCCCGAACAACGACTGGCTGAAGAACCGCGCGACCGGCCGCTGCATGACGACGGACATGGAGACCCACCGGAACGCCGTCTGGACCACGACCTGCTCCGCCACCTACAGCCCCGCGCGCTGGCAGTACTACTCCAACTCGGTCTTCACCTACCCCTACGGCGACAATCTGCGGACCTCCCCGTCCGGGTCGTCCGCCGTCTACTCGGTCGACGCGTGGGACGATGCTCCGCTCGAGTACTCGGAGTGGACCGGAAGCCACAACTGA
- a CDS encoding class I SAM-dependent methyltransferase: MCAIQERDLWQESRSAGLRGTELHQGDALAFLSGTTTRFDSVLSVFGAGYFTDPALMLPAVHEVLVPGGVLAMSQHPPIEGCYGCQASYIPRGPDEDPAVVKRWDYPPETWIDLLRTYGFEDTTATVLPAPEHGRRRIGTLLIRGVRSA, translated from the coding sequence GTGTGCGCAATACAGGAGCGAGACCTCTGGCAGGAGTCCCGCTCCGCGGGCCTACGGGGGACGGAGCTGCACCAGGGCGACGCTCTCGCCTTCCTCTCGGGCACCACCACCCGCTTCGACTCGGTCCTGTCGGTCTTCGGCGCGGGCTACTTCACCGATCCAGCACTGATGCTCCCCGCCGTCCATGAGGTATTGGTCCCCGGCGGAGTCCTCGCCATGTCCCAGCACCCGCCCATCGAGGGCTGTTACGGCTGCCAGGCGTCCTACATCCCTCGCGGTCCCGACGAGGACCCGGCCGTCGTCAAGCGCTGGGACTACCCGCCCGAGACATGGATCGACCTGCTCAGGACGTACGGTTTCGAGGACACGACGGCGACGGTACTGCCTGCGCCGGAGCACGGCAGGCGTCGCATCGGCACGCTGCTCATCCGTGGCGTGCGTTCCGCGTAG
- a CDS encoding helix-turn-helix transcriptional regulator: MSPSPSSSVQAARAVIAARLGELRREAELTGRELALRCGWSAAKSSRIERARTPPSDADIRAWCDATVARDQAADLIAANRQADQLYVHWKKLHRHGMRRAQEEVLPLYERTHRFRVYCSNVVPGILQTEPYASALLSTIAAFQGTPDDAAAAAQSRLERTRVLYESGRTLAFLLEEAVLHYRIGNTETRAGQLGHLLAVMSLPNVSMGVIPLSAPRRVWPLEAFYLFDGRQVSVETLTAALNITAPSEIETYAKAFSELSRIAAHGAAARNLITKVIDSLD; this comes from the coding sequence ATGTCACCGTCTCCGTCCTCAAGCGTCCAGGCCGCTCGTGCCGTCATCGCCGCCCGGCTCGGGGAGCTGCGCAGAGAGGCGGAGCTGACCGGCCGGGAGCTGGCTCTCCGGTGCGGGTGGAGCGCGGCGAAGTCGTCACGCATCGAACGAGCCAGGACGCCGCCGTCGGATGCGGACATCCGCGCGTGGTGCGACGCGACAGTAGCGAGAGACCAGGCAGCCGACCTCATCGCGGCGAACCGGCAGGCCGATCAGCTGTACGTGCACTGGAAGAAGCTCCACCGGCACGGCATGCGCAGGGCACAGGAAGAAGTCCTCCCCCTGTATGAGCGCACGCATCGCTTCCGCGTGTACTGCTCCAACGTCGTGCCCGGGATTCTGCAGACCGAACCGTACGCGTCGGCCCTGCTCTCCACCATCGCGGCATTCCAGGGGACGCCCGATGACGCTGCCGCCGCTGCCCAGTCGAGGCTCGAACGCACCCGGGTACTGTACGAAAGTGGACGCACATTGGCCTTTCTCCTGGAGGAGGCGGTGCTCCACTACCGCATCGGGAACACCGAGACGAGAGCGGGGCAACTGGGGCACCTCCTGGCGGTCATGTCCCTGCCGAACGTCAGCATGGGCGTCATCCCGCTGTCCGCCCCACGCCGCGTGTGGCCACTTGAAGCCTTCTACCTCTTCGACGGGCGTCAAGTGAGCGTCGAAACACTGACAGCGGCCCTCAACATCACAGCTCCGAGCGAGATCGAGACGTACGCGAAAGCCTTCTCCGAGCTGTCTCGAATCGCCGCCCATGGGGCTGCCGCGCGCAATCTGATCACCAAGGTGATCGACTCACTGGACTGA
- a CDS encoding cytidine deaminase produces MTTISDDELITAAAAVLHPHRVGDRLFGDVGSALVTEAGSVFTGVCIDTGSGTGFCAEHAAIAAMVTAREYRIARIVAVWRNDNGALHVLPPCGRCREFIRQIDPANIRTGVILGRNRTTELADLLPAHTWPDPLD; encoded by the coding sequence ATGACGACGATCTCCGACGACGAACTGATCACCGCCGCCGCGGCCGTGCTGCATCCCCACCGCGTGGGCGACCGGCTCTTCGGCGACGTGGGCAGCGCCCTGGTGACCGAGGCGGGCAGCGTGTTCACGGGCGTCTGCATCGACACGGGCTCCGGTACGGGCTTCTGCGCGGAGCACGCCGCGATCGCCGCCATGGTCACGGCCCGCGAGTACCGCATCGCGCGGATCGTCGCCGTCTGGCGGAACGACAACGGCGCGCTGCACGTACTCCCACCGTGCGGCCGGTGCCGGGAGTTCATCCGCCAGATCGACCCGGCCAACATCCGGACGGGCGTGATCCTCGGCCGCAACCGCACGACCGAACTGGCAGACCTGCTCCCCGCCCACACATGGCCGGACCCGCTCGACTGA